The segment GGAAGCCATTGAGCTTACTAAACTAGGTAAAGGATCGCTGGTGTCTTCCATTGCTACAGCTGACAAAGGTATTGCGCAGGAATTTGCCATAGGCGCAGCCACCCACCACGGCCGTATTTTGGTGCTGGATAACTCTTGCGCCCGGGAAAGCACCGGTCACGGGTCGCCCATGCCTATGCTCACCCACGGCGGTCCGGGCAGGGCAGGCGGCGGCGAAGAAATGGGCGGTATAAGAGGCGTGAAGCATTTCATGCAGCGCACCGCCATTCAAGGCTCACCTAGCATGATCACTGCCATAACAGGCGTGTACCAGCAAGGCGCAAAACAGATCGAACTAGATGTACATCCTTTCCGAAAACACTTCGAGGAACTGGAAATCTCCGAAACTTGGGTGACTCACCGCCATACGGTCACAGAAGCAGATATCACCAACTTCGCAAACGTATCTGGTGACCATTTCTACGCCCACGTAGATGCCACTTCCTTGGAAGGAACCCTGTTCACCGGACGGGTGGCTCACGGCTACTACATTCTCTCCAAAGCTGCCGGTATGTTCGTGGACCCTAAAAAAGGACCCGTGCTTCTAAACTACGGCCTGGAAAACTGCCGTTTTACCAAACCAGTATACCCGGGTATGACCATTGGCGTAAAACTTACAGTGAAAGAAAAAGTAGCCCAGGAGAAACGCAGCGAGGAAAATGTAGCAAAAGGCATTGTAAAATGGCTCGTAGATGTAACTGATGAAACCGGTGAAACCGTAGCCATAGCTACCATCATGACCATGGTGAAAAAGCTGGACCAGAATTGAATAGAATTTTAAGCATCACTTTCAGGACTGTTTTGTTGAAAATAGCCCTGAAAGGGAAACTCATTTACCTTCTTCAATTTATCAAATTGGAGCTCCCATTTAGCTACTAAAAAGTCAATCCCTATATATTAATTCTCAAACATCAACCTAGCATGACAGAAACAGGCAACGTAAACCTGGCCATTGATGAAGCTGGAGTAGGAGTAATCACGTTTTTTCATCCTTCTCATAACTCTCTACCTGGAAAATTGTTAAACCAGTTAGCTCAAACAATCACACAAGCTGGGCAGGAGGAGGAGGTGAAGGTGATTGTGCTGAAAAGTGAGGGGGAACGGACTTTCTGTGCCGGGGCGTCATTTGATGAACTGGTTGCCATACAAAACAAAGAACAGGGGCTGGAGTTCTTCTCGGGTTTCGCCAAAGTGATCAATGCATGCCGTACATCGCCTAAAATTATCATTGGAAGAGTGCAGGGGAAAGCCATTGGCGGTGGAGTAGGCGTAGCGGCTGCAACAGACTACTGTTTTGCCACTCAACATGCAGCCATCAAACTAAGTGAAATCGCTGTAGGAATTGGTCCTTTCGTGGTAGGACCAGCTGTGGAGCGCAAGATCGGATTGTCAGCTTTCTCACAGTTGGCGTTGGATGCGACGGAGTTTAGATCTGCCGCCTGGGCGAAAGAGAAAGGGTTGTACGCTGAAGTCTATGAAACAGCTGAAACAATGGACGTAGCTGTGCAGGCATTCGCCCTTAAGCTGGCGGGTTATAGCCCCGAGGCACTCACTGCTTTAAAGCAGATTTTCTGGCAAGGCACTGAAAACTGGGATAAACTTTTGGTAGACCGCGCCGCCATAAGTGGTACCCTGGTACTTTCTGACTTCACCCGTAACTTCATTCAGGGTTTTAAAAACAAGTAAGGTTTTTTTAAGCTAAAACTCTTAATCCACGCTCGTTCTAAACTAGGTAAAGACCTGTTCATATAGATTAGTTAAAGTGGCATACTTCTAATTTTGACGTCCATTCTGTTTAAGTAATTCTAATGATTTTAATGAATTGTTAGAAAAATTTAAGGTAAATGGTTAAAAACCTTTTAATTTACTACTTCTCAAAAGAAGGAGTTTATGTCATTTGCCTATAAAAGAATCATTATCAAGATTGGCTCTAACGTGCTCACCCAGGAAAATGGGCTTCCTGATGAGGCTCGTATTCAGCATTTAGTAGAGCAAATCTCTGAACTGAAAAAAGCAGGGAAAGAAGTCATTGTCGTCTCTTCAGGAGCGGTGGCAGCTGGCCGAAGCCTTATACAAATCCCTGACAAAACAGATGCTATCAGTTCTAGGCAGTTATTAGCTTCAGTAGGACAGGTAAAACTGATCAATACCTATGCCCACCTTTTCGGTCTGCACCAATTAGTTTGTGCTCAGGTGCTGGTCACCAAAGAAGATTTCAGAGACCGGGGCCATTACCTTAACATGAAGAACTGTTTTGGGGTGCTGCTCCAGAACAACGTCATTCCCATTGTCAATGAAAATGACGTCATCTCGGTCACAGAGCTCATGTTCACCGACAATGATGAACTGGCTGGGCTTATCGCCTCCATGTTAGACGCAGATGCGTTGTTGATTTTGAGTAACGTGAACGGCATCTACTACGGAGACCCTAAAGATCCTAATAGCCAGATCATCAAGGAAATAAATGCCTCCACCACTGGTTTCTCTTCTTTTGTATCAACGCAGCGGTCCCAGTTTGGCCGTGGGGGCATGATTACCAAATGCCAGATGGCCAGCAAAGTAGCGCAACTAGGTATTGCGGTTCACATAGCAAACGGCAAAACCCAAAATGTGCTGCTGAATCTCCTCAAGGGTAATCTGGAACATACCCGCTTTTTACCTGACAAAACAGCCTCAGGCAAAAAGAAGTGGATTGCTCATTCAGGCACCTTTGCCAAAGGAGTGGTGCAAATAAACCAGGGAGCAAAGGTCGCGCTCAACAACAATCTTAAAGCGGTAAGTCTATTGCCGGTAGGGATAGTGCAGATTCAGGGCGCTTTTCAGAAAGGAGACATTTTGAAACTGGTAGATGAGCAGAATCATGTAGTGGGCTTCGGGATTGCTGAATATGGCTCAGAAAAAGCCATTGAACGATTAGGGCAGCAAAAACAAAAACCACTTGTGCATTACGATTACCTTTTCCTCAACCAGGAGATTGCCTAAGGTTTAAGCTTTGTTTTCTGAAATAAGCTCTTAAACCGCAGGCATCCATTTATAAATACTAGGTTTTCCCACCACATGCAGTACGAAGATTTTTTTAAATATACGCAGGAGGCCAGCCGTTCCCTGGGCTTGTTGAAGCCGGAAAAGGTAAACGAGGTGCTACGCGATGTAGCGGCGTTAGCGCTGGAAAAAGCAGATGATATTCTTGCAGAAAACCAGAAGGACCTGGACCTGATGGACTCAGAAGACCCAAAATATGACCGGTTAAAATTGACTGAAGCCAGGTTGCAAGGCATTGCCAAAGACCTTCAGAATGTTGCTAATTTAACTTCACCTTTGGGTGAGGTCCTGCTGCAGAAGGAACTACCCAATGGGCTTTCCCTTTCTAAAGTGCGGGTGCCTTTGGGAGTAATTGGAGTCATCTATGAGGCACGCCCTAATGTTACTTTTGACGTATTTTCACTTTGCCTTAAAACCGGAAATGCCTGTCTTATGAAAGGCGGCAGTGATGCCCACAATTCTAATCTGGCTATAATTTCCATTATACATGTTGTTTTAGAACGGCACGGGCTGAACCCACACCTTGTTACTTTGTTGCCGCCAGAACGCCAAGCTACCGAAGCTCTGTTGCAAGCCATTGGGTACGTAGATGTGCTTATTCCAAGGGGAAGCCAGGCACTAATTAACTATGTTCGGCAGAATGCGAAAGTGCCCGTCATTGAAACAGGGGCGGGCATCGTTCACACCTACTTTGATGAATCTGCGGACCTGGAGAAAGGCAGGCAAGTCATCTACAATGCTAAAACCAGACGCGTAAGTGTCTGCAATGCCCTGGATTGCCTTCTTCTACACCAAAACCGTTTAGATGATTTACCTGCTCTTGTAGAGGCTTTGGCTACGGCAAACGTGGAAATCTTTGCCGATGGTCCTGCATTTGCGGTCCTGCAAACCTCGTATCCTACAGCGTTACTGCATCCAGCCACTGAAGAACATTTCGGGACAGAGTTTTTGGCTTTAAAAATGGCGATCAAGACGGTTCCATATCTCTCCTCGGCTTTAGATCATATTGCCCGCTACAGCTCCAAACACAGTGAGGCAATCTTAGCGGAAGATCCACATGTACTAGAAACCTTTCTGAACACGGTAGACGCAGCAGCGGTATATGCGAACGCTTCCACGGCATTCACAGACGGTGCCCAATTTGGGTTAGGGGCCGAAATAGGAATCAGTACGCAAAAACTTCATGCCAGAGGCCCAATGGGTTTGGAGGAACTCACAAGTTATAAGTGGATTGTTAGAGGAGCAGGACAAGTACGGGAAGGTTGAACTATTTTAGGAGCCTTCTTATAAAACTGTCCTTTAAGCAATTACTTACTACTAAATGAAAAGAATTCCTTCACCAACCTCATAAGAATGCGCCTTTCTACCCTCACGAATGTAGTAGGTCAGGTATCTCTGATTCTATTCATTGCAGCCTCCTGCCGTTCTGCCCAAATGGTATCCTTACCCAAAGGAATTCCTATCCTGAAAAGAGCTGAGTGGGGTGCCGTGGCCTCGGTGTTGCCTATGAAAACGCATGTACCCCAAAAGATTACCATTCACCACACTGCTACAAAACAGAACCCAGAACGCTCCTTAAAAGCGAAGTTGCAAACCCTTCAGAAATTCTCAATGGAGCGTAGCCCTTTGTCAGGTGGACGTATCAAAGAACCATGGGCAGATATTCCGTACCATTTTTACATTGATGTGAACGGAAACGTGGGTGAGGGCCGGCCGCTACAGTATGTAGGCGATTCTAATACCTCCTATGATCCAACTGGCCATGCCTTGATTGTATTGGAGGGAAATTTCGAGAATGAGAAGGTAAGCCCGGAACAGCGGCAGAGTCTGGAGAAGCTAACCCTGGCCATTGCCAAACGCTGGAAAATTTCTGGAACTCAGATTTGGGGGCACAAAGACAATGCTTCTACTGCTTGTCCGGGAGAGGACCTGTATCTCTTATTGCCGCACCTGAGAGATTTGGTAGATGGCAAGACAAGCCAGCGGAAGTAAACGCGTCTGTACCTTTTTCAATACGTTTAAAGTATTTCGGAGAATATATCTCTTTACTTACTTCATCTATTTTCCTCTTTTCAACTATGAAAGCACTGTTGCTGATAGATATACAAAATGATTTTATACCGGGCGGGGCTCTGGCGGTGCCGGAAGGAAGTGCCATTATATCAATTGTCAATGAATTGCAATCCCATTTTGATCTGGTAATAGCCACCCAGGATTGGCACCCGCGACTACATAAAAGCTTCGCCTCTCAGCACGAAGGAAAAAATGTGTTTGACGTGACGCAACTGCAAGGGTTGGAGCAAGTGCTGTGGCCTGACCATTGCGTACAGAGTACCTATGGAGCTGAGTTTTCTCCCGCCTTAGACATGACGAGGGTAGAAGTTATCTTCCGGAAAGGCACCAGCACCGAAATCGACTCTTATAGCGGCTTTTTTGACAACGGACACCTAAAGTCTACCGCTCTGGCAGAATACCTGAGGGGGAAAGGAGTAACTGATGTCTACCTGGTTGGATTAGCCGCCGACTTTTGTGTTTACTTCACAGCGTTAGATGCTATTCAGGAAGGATTCTCTACCTACTTTATAGAGGACGCCACAAGAGCTATCAGCCAAGAGGGGTTTGAAAAAGCCAAGAGGGACCTTCTGGACAAAGGAGGGCAGTTCATCCACAGCCAGAGTATTCTAGGGTAGGCTTAAAATAGATTGGTGCCTGTTTTCTAAAAACAGGCACCAATCTATTTTAAGCTATTTGCTTGTTCTGCTCTTCACTTCTTAGTTGAATAATCAGTTTCATTTTACGCTCGTGCAACTGTTCTTCTAACCCTACCTTGAAGGTGTGTGGGTTCAGAAACCTACGGTAAGTTCCGTGCAGGAGGTTGAGTTGCTGTTTGGTACGGGCTTGTATTGCGGGTAAGTCTGGGGAAGAGTAGACTTGATTTCCATCT is part of the Rufibacter tibetensis genome and harbors:
- a CDS encoding enoyl-CoA hydratase/isomerase family protein, with the translated sequence MTETGNVNLAIDEAGVGVITFFHPSHNSLPGKLLNQLAQTITQAGQEEEVKVIVLKSEGERTFCAGASFDELVAIQNKEQGLEFFSGFAKVINACRTSPKIIIGRVQGKAIGGGVGVAAATDYCFATQHAAIKLSEIAVGIGPFVVGPAVERKIGLSAFSQLALDATEFRSAAWAKEKGLYAEVYETAETMDVAVQAFALKLAGYSPEALTALKQIFWQGTENWDKLLVDRAAISGTLVLSDFTRNFIQGFKNK
- the proB gene encoding glutamate 5-kinase, coding for MSFAYKRIIIKIGSNVLTQENGLPDEARIQHLVEQISELKKAGKEVIVVSSGAVAAGRSLIQIPDKTDAISSRQLLASVGQVKLINTYAHLFGLHQLVCAQVLVTKEDFRDRGHYLNMKNCFGVLLQNNVIPIVNENDVISVTELMFTDNDELAGLIASMLDADALLILSNVNGIYYGDPKDPNSQIIKEINASTTGFSSFVSTQRSQFGRGGMITKCQMASKVAQLGIAVHIANGKTQNVLLNLLKGNLEHTRFLPDKTASGKKKWIAHSGTFAKGVVQINQGAKVALNNNLKAVSLLPVGIVQIQGAFQKGDILKLVDEQNHVVGFGIAEYGSEKAIERLGQQKQKPLVHYDYLFLNQEIA
- a CDS encoding glutamate-5-semialdehyde dehydrogenase, with translation MQYEDFFKYTQEASRSLGLLKPEKVNEVLRDVAALALEKADDILAENQKDLDLMDSEDPKYDRLKLTEARLQGIAKDLQNVANLTSPLGEVLLQKELPNGLSLSKVRVPLGVIGVIYEARPNVTFDVFSLCLKTGNACLMKGGSDAHNSNLAIISIIHVVLERHGLNPHLVTLLPPERQATEALLQAIGYVDVLIPRGSQALINYVRQNAKVPVIETGAGIVHTYFDESADLEKGRQVIYNAKTRRVSVCNALDCLLLHQNRLDDLPALVEALATANVEIFADGPAFAVLQTSYPTALLHPATEEHFGTEFLALKMAIKTVPYLSSALDHIARYSSKHSEAILAEDPHVLETFLNTVDAAAVYANASTAFTDGAQFGLGAEIGISTQKLHARGPMGLEELTSYKWIVRGAGQVREG
- a CDS encoding peptidoglycan recognition protein family protein, whose product is MRLSTLTNVVGQVSLILFIAASCRSAQMVSLPKGIPILKRAEWGAVASVLPMKTHVPQKITIHHTATKQNPERSLKAKLQTLQKFSMERSPLSGGRIKEPWADIPYHFYIDVNGNVGEGRPLQYVGDSNTSYDPTGHALIVLEGNFENEKVSPEQRQSLEKLTLAIAKRWKISGTQIWGHKDNASTACPGEDLYLLLPHLRDLVDGKTSQRK
- the pncA gene encoding bifunctional nicotinamidase/pyrazinamidase — its product is MKALLLIDIQNDFIPGGALAVPEGSAIISIVNELQSHFDLVIATQDWHPRLHKSFASQHEGKNVFDVTQLQGLEQVLWPDHCVQSTYGAEFSPALDMTRVEVIFRKGTSTEIDSYSGFFDNGHLKSTALAEYLRGKGVTDVYLVGLAADFCVYFTALDAIQEGFSTYFIEDATRAISQEGFEKAKRDLLDKGGQFIHSQSILG